Proteins co-encoded in one Cupriavidus nantongensis genomic window:
- a CDS encoding helix-turn-helix transcriptional regulator has product MRPAPLRPAAAVSTAAAQPQRYLTNDEAAEYLRLSPRTLEKQRVIGGGPRFRKFGRRVMYAVADLDAWAADRSFETTSDPEYAEHHSADSRAR; this is encoded by the coding sequence ATGCGTCCCGCTCCCTTGCGGCCTGCCGCCGCTGTCTCGACTGCTGCCGCGCAGCCTCAACGCTACCTGACCAACGACGAAGCCGCCGAATACCTGCGCCTGTCACCGCGCACGCTGGAAAAGCAGCGCGTGATCGGCGGCGGCCCGCGCTTTCGCAAGTTCGGTCGCCGCGTCATGTACGCCGTGGCCGACCTCGACGCTTGGGCGGCTGATCGCAGCTTCGAGACGACTTCCGATCCCGAGTACGCCGAGCACCACTCGGCCGACAGCCGTGCGCGCTGA
- the parA gene encoding ParA family partition ATPase yields MIVALFNQKGGVGKTTLATHIAGELAMRGQHVVLLDADPQGSSLDWTQRRSQQGLPRLFSAVGLARETLHQEAPELARRADHVIIDGPPRIAALARSALLAAERVLIPVQPSPYDLWASAEMVALIREAQVFRPALRAAFVINRRVSTTVIGREARQALADQPLPALRAEVHQRIVFADSVAAGRLARETAPDSAAAREITALVDELLRWPT; encoded by the coding sequence ATGATCGTCGCACTGTTCAACCAGAAAGGCGGCGTGGGCAAGACCACGCTCGCAACGCACATCGCCGGCGAGCTGGCGATGCGCGGCCAGCACGTCGTCCTGCTGGACGCCGACCCGCAGGGTTCATCGCTGGACTGGACGCAGCGCCGCAGCCAGCAAGGTCTTCCAAGGCTGTTCAGCGCCGTGGGCCTTGCACGCGAAACGCTGCACCAAGAGGCGCCAGAACTCGCCAGGCGGGCCGATCACGTCATCATCGACGGCCCGCCACGCATCGCGGCACTGGCGCGCTCCGCGCTGCTGGCGGCCGAGCGCGTGCTGATCCCCGTGCAGCCCAGTCCTTACGACCTGTGGGCCAGCGCCGAGATGGTCGCGCTGATCCGCGAGGCGCAGGTGTTTCGGCCTGCGCTGCGCGCGGCCTTCGTCATCAATCGGCGCGTCAGTACCACCGTGATCGGGCGCGAAGCGCGCCAGGCGCTTGCTGACCAGCCGCTTCCTGCGCTGCGCGCGGAAGTGCATCAGCGCATCGTGTTCGCCGACAGCGTGGCCGCTGGCCGGCTTGCACGCGAGACGGCGCCGGACAGCGCCGCCGCGCGCGAAATCACCGCGCTGGT
- a CDS encoding replication initiator protein A produces MSSPALPSRQRPVPEREQLDLFRALPGDMAPRDSQDLMAFPFFSLAKSRRVAPIDFRAGNVTIRVEGTAEHGIATIWDADVLIWAASQIVEARDAGLRPSRLMQATPYEILRFIGRGTSLRDYQRLKAALDRLQSTTVATSIRETTGRRLHRFSWINEWKELADAKGTPLGLELILPDWFYAGVLDAALVLTIDPAYFRLTGGIERWLYRLVRKHGGRQPGGWQFDFRHLYRKSGSATRFSDFAYDLRTLVARQSLPGYALSIERMPDNGAELLTFRPVPHTARG; encoded by the coding sequence ATGTCCAGCCCTGCGCTGCCGTCCCGGCAGCGGCCCGTGCCGGAGCGCGAACAGCTCGACCTGTTCCGCGCCTTGCCGGGCGACATGGCGCCGCGCGACAGCCAGGACTTGATGGCCTTTCCGTTCTTCTCGCTGGCGAAGTCGCGGCGCGTCGCGCCGATCGACTTCCGGGCGGGGAACGTCACGATCCGCGTGGAGGGCACGGCCGAGCACGGCATCGCCACGATCTGGGATGCGGACGTGCTGATCTGGGCGGCCTCGCAGATCGTGGAAGCGCGCGATGCGGGCTTGCGCCCGTCGCGGCTGATGCAGGCCACGCCTTACGAGATCCTGCGCTTCATCGGGCGCGGTACGTCGCTGCGCGACTACCAGCGCCTCAAGGCCGCGCTGGATCGCCTGCAATCGACCACCGTGGCCACGTCCATCCGCGAGACGACCGGGCGGCGCCTGCACCGCTTCTCGTGGATCAACGAATGGAAGGAACTGGCCGATGCCAAGGGCACGCCTTTGGGGCTGGAGCTGATCCTGCCGGACTGGTTCTATGCCGGCGTGCTCGACGCCGCCCTGGTGCTGACCATCGACCCGGCGTATTTCCGGCTGACCGGCGGCATCGAGCGGTGGCTGTATCGGCTGGTGCGCAAGCACGGCGGGCGACAGCCGGGCGGCTGGCAATTCGATTTCCGACACCTGTATCGGAAATCGGGCAGCGCCACGCGCTTCTCGGACTTCGCCTACGACCTGCGCACGCTGGTCGCGCGGCAGTCGCTGCCGGGCTACGCCCTGAGCATCGAGCGGATGCCGGACAACGGCGCCGAGCTGCTGACCTTCCGGCCCGTGCCGCACACGGCACGGGGATAA